AAATATAAATCTTCGAGATGGAAACGACTCATTAATAGATAACTATTTGACGAATGGAAGCAAAGCAATGCCTAAATTAGTAATTAGAAATCAAACAGGAGAGGATTTAGCCGTTTGGGGACCAAGACCACAAGAAGCACAACAATTATTCTTAGATTTAAAAGCACAAGAAGTACCAGTAGAAGATGTAAAAATTGCTTTACAAAAATGGTATAATCAAGATAAAGCAATTAGTATTTGCAACGAAATAGTAGCACTTTTAAATCTATAAGTAATTTTATATATTTTTACCACAGATTCTTGACCTGTCTGCGATAGGCAGGTAAATTTCTTCGTTATATATATTACGAGATTTTCAAGTCTCACAAAACAATACACGAAAAATCTTACTACTAAAATAACTGTCATTCTGTCATTTTTAGTTTAATTATTGTATCTTTGCACTCTACTTTTACTAAGTTTATGGAAGATTTGAAAGAAATATTACAACAAAAAAAAATAGATGAAAATGCTCAAGGCACTGCTTTACAAATGAGTATGCCTATCAATCATCAAAATAACAATAAGTATTTCTATATAGAAAGCTATGGTTGTCAAATGAATTTCAGCGACAGCGAAATCGTAGCATCTATTTTATCTAAAGAAGGTTTTGGTTTAACCAACGATATTTTTCAAGCAGATATTATTTTTATCAATACTTGTTCCATTAGAGAAAAAGCAGAGCAAACAGTACGCAATCGACTCAAAAATTTCAACGATTTAAAAGAACAAAAACCTGATTTACTCATTGGTGTTTTAGGTTGTATGGCAGAACGATTGAAAAATAAATTTTTAGAAGAAGAACATTTGGTAGATATTGTAGTAGGTCCAGATGCTTATCGTAGTTTGCCAATTTTAGTAAAATCTGCCGAAGAAGGCAACAAAGCAGTTAATGTATTATTGAGTAGAGAAGAAACTTACGCCGATATTTCGCCAGTTCGTTTAGATAAAAATGGTGTCTCTGGATTTATTTCTATTATGCGTGGTTGCGATAATATGTGTTCGTTTTGTGTAGTTCCATTTACGCGTGGAAGAGAACGAAGCAGAAATCCACAAACCATTGTACAAGAAGCAAAAGATTTATTCAACAAAGGTTATAAAGAAGTTACTTTACTTGGACAAAATGTAGATTCTTATAAATGGAAAGGCGAAGATTTTATCGACGATAAAGATGCACCAACGCTTACTAATTTTGCTCAATTACTAGAAATGGTTGCTTTGGTAAATGAAGATTTAAGAGTTCGTTTTTCTACATCACATCCAAAAGATATTACAGATGAAGTTTTATATACGATGGCAAAATATGAGAACATCTGTAATTATATTCACTTGCCTGTGCAATCTGGAAATACTGAAGTGCTAGAAAGAATGAACAGAACTTATACGCGTGATTGGTATTTAGATAGAGTAAATGCTATAAAACGAATTATTCCGGATTGTGGTATTTCTTCTGATGTCATTGCTGGATTTTGTGGCGAAACCGAAGCACAACATCAAGATACGCTATCTATTATGGAAATAGTACAGTACGATATGAGTTATATGTTCTT
Above is a genomic segment from Chitinophagales bacterium containing:
- the miaB gene encoding tRNA (N6-isopentenyl adenosine(37)-C2)-methylthiotransferase MiaB, with amino-acid sequence MEDLKEILQQKKIDENAQGTALQMSMPINHQNNNKYFYIESYGCQMNFSDSEIVASILSKEGFGLTNDIFQADIIFINTCSIREKAEQTVRNRLKNFNDLKEQKPDLLIGVLGCMAERLKNKFLEEEHLVDIVVGPDAYRSLPILVKSAEEGNKAVNVLLSREETYADISPVRLDKNGVSGFISIMRGCDNMCSFCVVPFTRGRERSRNPQTIVQEAKDLFNKGYKEVTLLGQNVDSYKWKGEDFIDDKDAPTLTNFAQLLEMVALVNEDLRVRFSTSHPKDITDEVLYTMAKYENICNYIHLPVQSGNTEVLERMNRTYTRDWYLDRVNAIKRIIPDCGISSDVIAGFCGETEAQHQDTLSIMEIVQYDMSYMFFYSERPGTLAARKYEDDVPLDIKKRRLSEIVEIQNKLSLLKNEQDIGKVFKVLVEKTSKKSEDELCGRNSQNKMIVFPKANAKVGDYVNVLVETCTKATLIGKIV